The Pecten maximus chromosome 12, xPecMax1.1, whole genome shotgun sequence genome includes a region encoding these proteins:
- the LOC117338794 gene encoding uncharacterized protein LOC117338794 isoform X1, translating into MTNYYIIYENYNFGRPSCYSSAHWWVFQVQRIIPRVRQCLMETLVPTHLGFGHLAHNDFIEKHTTPIAKELFTTGKEAVLVLDGTYLYIQKSMDYKFQRMSYSLHKNRPLVKPMMVVGTDGYILSVLGPYLADYGNNDASITKHVLNHNLEEIRTWLKKDDVFIVDRGFRDAVEYLEKIGLKVEMPAYLAKGKKQHTTEESNLSRLVTKVNC; encoded by the exons ATGACAAACTATTATATAATCTATGAAAACTACAATTTTGGAAGACCTAGTTGTTATTCTAGTGCACATTGGTGGGTTTTTCAGGTTCAGAGAATTATTCCTCGCGTACGACAATGCTTGATGGAAACACTTGTGCCGACACACCTTGGATTTGGCCATTTAGCCCACAACGACTTTATTGAAAAACACACGACGCCAATTGCCAAGGAGCTGTTTACGACAGGAAAAGAAGCCGTCCTTGTACTCGATG gGACATACCTATACATACAAAAGAGTATGGACTACAAATTCCAGAGGATGTCCTACTCACTACATAAGAACAGGCCATTGGTAAAGCCTATGATGGTGGTAGGAACAGATGGATACATCCTGAGTGTACTGGGTCCATACCTGGCTGACTACGGCAACAACGACGCCAGCATCACCAAGCATGTACTGAACCACAACCTTGAAGAGATTCGGACATGGTTGAAGAAAGATGACGTCTTCATTGTTGACCGTGGGTTCAGAGACGCTGTGGAATACTTGGAAAAGATCGGATTGAAGGTAGAAATGCCCGCTTATCTGGCCAAAGGGAAAAAACAACACACTACGGAAGAGTCCAACTTGTCCCGGTTGGTGACAAAGGTAAATTGTTGA
- the LOC117338794 gene encoding uncharacterized protein LOC117338794 isoform X2 — MAKMKTGLPNAILGTIFNLNTAQVQRIIPRVRQCLMETLVPTHLGFGHLAHNDFIEKHTTPIAKELFTTGKEAVLVLDGTYLYIQKSMDYKFQRMSYSLHKNRPLVKPMMVVGTDGYILSVLGPYLADYGNNDASITKHVLNHNLEEIRTWLKKDDVFIVDRGFRDAVEYLEKIGLKVEMPAYLAKGKKQHTTEESNLSRLVTKVNC; from the exons ATGGCAAAGATGAAAACTGGATTACCCAATGCCATCCTAGGGACAATTTTCAACTTGAATACTGCACAg GTTCAGAGAATTATTCCTCGCGTACGACAATGCTTGATGGAAACACTTGTGCCGACACACCTTGGATTTGGCCATTTAGCCCACAACGACTTTATTGAAAAACACACGACGCCAATTGCCAAGGAGCTGTTTACGACAGGAAAAGAAGCCGTCCTTGTACTCGATG gGACATACCTATACATACAAAAGAGTATGGACTACAAATTCCAGAGGATGTCCTACTCACTACATAAGAACAGGCCATTGGTAAAGCCTATGATGGTGGTAGGAACAGATGGATACATCCTGAGTGTACTGGGTCCATACCTGGCTGACTACGGCAACAACGACGCCAGCATCACCAAGCATGTACTGAACCACAACCTTGAAGAGATTCGGACATGGTTGAAGAAAGATGACGTCTTCATTGTTGACCGTGGGTTCAGAGACGCTGTGGAATACTTGGAAAAGATCGGATTGAAGGTAGAAATGCCCGCTTATCTGGCCAAAGGGAAAAAACAACACACTACGGAAGAGTCCAACTTGTCCCGGTTGGTGACAAAGGTAAATTGTTGA